A part of Aquibium oceanicum genomic DNA contains:
- the flgC gene encoding flagellar basal body rod protein FlgC, with translation MDPLSLSVNVAASGLNAQSHRLRVASENIANAQSTGDAPGSDPYQRKTITFASAVDSATGGSFVRVQSVDLDKSGFRVEYEPGHQAADENGFVKLPNVNALVEMADMSEANRSYEANLQVIKQARELISMTIDLMRST, from the coding sequence ATGGACCCGCTTTCCCTTTCGGTCAACGTGGCTGCATCCGGCCTAAACGCGCAGTCGCACCGCCTGCGGGTCGCCTCCGAGAACATCGCCAATGCCCAGTCGACCGGGGATGCGCCCGGCTCGGATCCGTATCAGCGCAAGACGATCACCTTCGCCTCGGCGGTCGATTCGGCGACCGGAGGCTCGTTCGTGCGGGTACAGTCGGTCGACCTCGACAAGTCCGGTTTCCGCGTCGAATACGAGCCGGGCCACCAGGCGGCGGACGAGAACGGCTTCGTCAAGCTCCCCAACGTGAACGCGCTGGTGGAAATGGCCGACATGTCGGAGGCGAACCGCTCCTATGAGGCCAACCTCCAGGTCATCAAGCAGGCACGCGAGCTGATCTCGATGACGATCGACCTGATGAGGTCGACATGA
- a CDS encoding flagellar hook-basal body complex protein FliE has product MISGIGLLDGLTTNRLGGSATGGVTPPVSPASTATSFAAALNEAALRTVGSLEKAESASLQALQGGEIQTREVVDAVMSAEQSLQAAISIRDKIVTAYLEISRMAI; this is encoded by the coding sequence ATGATTTCGGGAATCGGCCTCCTCGACGGCCTGACGACGAACCGTCTCGGCGGCAGCGCCACGGGCGGCGTCACCCCGCCTGTCTCGCCGGCCAGCACCGCGACGTCCTTCGCGGCCGCCCTCAACGAAGCGGCGCTTCGCACGGTGGGCAGCCTGGAAAAGGCCGAGTCCGCTTCCCTCCAGGCCCTGCAAGGCGGCGAGATCCAGACGCGCGAGGTCGTCGACGCTGTCATGAGCGCGGAACAATCCCTCCAGGCGGCCATCTCGATCCGCGACAAGATCGTGACCGCCTATCTCGAAATCAGCCGCATGGCGATCTGA
- the flgG gene encoding flagellar basal-body rod protein FlgG, whose product MKALAIAATGMNAQQLNLEVIANNIANINTTGFKRARAEFSDLLYQTERLQGVPNRADQSIIPEGANIGLGVKTSAIRNVHMQGALASTGNKFDLALTGPGWFQIEAADGSTLYTRSGAFNTNANGELVTVDGFRVVPAIVVPAQTVEVIVNKSGQVFARIDGQADLQDLGQITLATFANEAGLAPMGDNLFRETTASGGATVGVPGDPGYAAIEQGYLESSNVDPVKEITELISAQRAYEMNSKVIKAADEMASVVSQSIR is encoded by the coding sequence ATGAAGGCCCTGGCCATCGCAGCGACCGGCATGAACGCCCAGCAACTGAACCTGGAAGTCATCGCCAACAACATCGCCAACATCAACACGACCGGCTTCAAGCGCGCCCGCGCCGAATTCTCCGACCTGCTCTACCAGACCGAGCGACTGCAGGGCGTGCCGAACCGTGCCGACCAGAGCATCATACCCGAAGGGGCCAATATCGGCCTGGGCGTGAAGACCTCCGCGATCCGCAACGTGCACATGCAAGGAGCGCTCGCCAGCACCGGCAACAAGTTCGACCTGGCGCTGACCGGGCCCGGCTGGTTCCAGATCGAGGCCGCCGACGGCTCGACCCTCTACACCCGCTCGGGCGCCTTCAACACCAACGCGAACGGCGAACTGGTCACCGTCGACGGTTTCCGCGTCGTTCCGGCGATCGTGGTGCCGGCGCAGACCGTCGAGGTCATCGTCAACAAGTCCGGACAGGTGTTCGCCCGCATCGACGGCCAGGCGGACCTCCAGGATCTCGGGCAGATCACGCTTGCGACCTTCGCCAACGAGGCCGGTCTCGCCCCGATGGGCGACAACCTTTTCCGCGAGACCACGGCTTCGGGCGGCGCCACGGTCGGTGTGCCCGGCGATCCGGGCTATGCGGCGATCGAGCAGGGTTACCTGGAGAGCTCGAACGTCGATCCGGTCAAGGAAATCACCGAGCTGATTTCCGCGCAGCGCGCCTACGAGATGAACTCCAAGGTGATCAAGGCGGCCGACGAAATGGCCTCCGTGGTCTCGCAAAGCATACGGTAG
- the flgA gene encoding flagellar basal body P-ring formation chaperone FlgA has product MALLRSALAAFVLSTVAGHAAAQEMAVIPKRVIYPGETIEVAALSEVPLRRSSRITTSIAMYVDQIDGMVAKRTLLPGKLIPLSSVREAYLVEAGAPVRVNYVEGSLQISTVGVPLQPGAAGDVVRVRNSESGAVLTGTVMVDGTIRVGGL; this is encoded by the coding sequence ATGGCTCTTTTGCGCTCGGCGCTCGCAGCGTTCGTGCTCAGCACCGTCGCCGGGCACGCCGCTGCGCAGGAGATGGCCGTCATTCCCAAGCGCGTCATCTATCCGGGCGAGACGATCGAGGTCGCCGCGCTGTCGGAGGTGCCGCTTCGCCGCTCGAGCCGCATCACCACCTCGATCGCCATGTATGTCGACCAGATCGACGGAATGGTCGCCAAGCGCACGCTGCTGCCCGGCAAGCTGATCCCGCTGAGCTCGGTTCGCGAGGCCTACCTGGTGGAGGCTGGAGCGCCGGTGCGGGTGAACTACGTCGAAGGCTCCCTGCAGATCTCGACGGTCGGCGTGCCGTTGCAGCCGGGTGCCGCGGGCGACGTCGTGCGCGTGCGCAATTCCGAGAGCGGCGCGGTGCTGACCGGCACCGTCATGGTCGACGGAACGATAAGGGTCGGCGGACTATGA
- a CDS encoding flagellar basal body P-ring protein FlgI, whose protein sequence is MIARWTSTILAAACLLAAPVLAADLRPGTAGEGNFRVNVAASGGPSELPDRIGPVSRIKDIATLLTARDNQLIGYGLVIGLQGSGDGLRNSPFTEQSIRAMLQNLGIAMEGGQARAKNVAAVIVTANLPPFVQSGARIDVSVSSLGDASSLQGGTLVMTPLRAPDGEIYAVAQGPVFVSGFSVQGQAETLTKGVPTSGRIPSGAIVERQVDARFNDDTVLTMQLRNPDFSTTIRVTDTINAYTQSRFGKRTAAEQDSRTILINRPTEVSAARFVAELENLLVETDTPARVVVDERTGTIVIGQDVKISQVAVSHGQLTVRITEQPQIVQPAPFSDGVTAEEPSTTIDAQQAGGQVAMLEGPDLQTLVSGLNRIGVKPDGIIAILQGIKSAGALQAELVLQ, encoded by the coding sequence ATGATCGCCAGATGGACTTCGACCATCCTCGCGGCGGCCTGTCTGCTCGCCGCCCCGGTGCTGGCCGCCGACTTGCGGCCCGGCACCGCCGGCGAGGGCAATTTTCGCGTCAATGTCGCGGCATCCGGCGGTCCGTCGGAGCTGCCGGACCGGATCGGTCCCGTTTCGCGCATCAAGGATATCGCGACCCTTCTGACGGCGCGTGACAACCAGCTGATCGGCTACGGCCTGGTGATCGGGCTGCAAGGCTCCGGCGACGGGCTGCGCAACTCGCCCTTCACCGAGCAGTCCATCCGCGCCATGCTTCAGAACCTCGGCATCGCCATGGAAGGCGGGCAGGCGCGGGCCAAGAACGTCGCCGCCGTCATCGTCACCGCGAACCTGCCGCCCTTCGTGCAGTCCGGGGCGCGCATAGACGTTTCCGTGTCGTCACTGGGCGACGCATCGTCGCTGCAGGGCGGGACGCTGGTGATGACGCCGCTGCGCGCGCCCGACGGCGAGATCTACGCGGTCGCGCAGGGTCCCGTCTTCGTGTCGGGGTTCAGCGTGCAGGGACAGGCGGAGACGCTGACGAAGGGCGTTCCGACCTCCGGCCGCATCCCGAGCGGCGCGATCGTGGAGCGGCAGGTCGACGCGCGCTTCAACGACGACACCGTCCTGACCATGCAGCTGCGCAATCCGGATTTCTCGACCACGATCCGCGTGACCGACACGATCAACGCCTACACGCAGAGCCGTTTCGGCAAGCGCACGGCCGCCGAGCAGGACTCGCGCACCATCCTGATCAACCGGCCAACGGAAGTCTCCGCCGCGCGCTTCGTCGCCGAACTCGAAAACCTGCTGGTCGAGACCGACACCCCCGCCCGCGTCGTCGTCGACGAGCGGACCGGGACGATCGTCATCGGCCAGGACGTGAAGATATCGCAGGTCGCGGTGAGCCACGGCCAGCTGACGGTGAGGATCACCGAGCAGCCGCAGATCGTGCAGCCGGCCCCGTTCTCCGACGGCGTCACCGCCGAGGAACCCTCCACCACCATCGACGCCCAGCAGGCCGGCGGACAGGTCGCCATGCTGGAAGGCCCCGACCTGCAGACCCTGGTCTCGGGGCTGAACCGCATCGGCGTGAAGCCGGACGGGATCATCGCGATCCTCCAGGGCATCAAGTCGGCGGGCGCACTCCAGGCCGAACTCGTCCTCCAGTAG
- a CDS encoding MotE family protein, protein MTALPSPPKSRTARAASIAALAFGTGLAVLAVTGNMAGAQDLPGKMTDEVREFCANIVDAARDRRYAVQTKELEDLRGEIDERIAALEAKRAEYEDWLERRKEVIEAAEDSVVGIYSRMRPDAAAERMEKLDASLAAAILLKLNHRQAGIILNEMDSRAAAQLTSIIADVAKSEDPS, encoded by the coding sequence ATGACAGCCCTCCCTTCCCCGCCGAAATCCCGAACCGCCAGGGCCGCGTCCATCGCCGCCCTGGCCTTCGGTACGGGCTTGGCCGTTTTAGCCGTCACCGGCAACATGGCCGGCGCGCAGGATCTTCCGGGCAAGATGACGGACGAGGTGCGCGAGTTCTGCGCCAACATCGTCGATGCGGCGCGCGACCGGCGCTATGCGGTGCAGACCAAGGAGCTGGAAGACCTGCGCGGCGAGATCGACGAGCGAATCGCCGCGCTCGAGGCCAAGCGCGCCGAATACGAGGACTGGCTCGAAAGGCGCAAGGAAGTGATCGAGGCCGCCGAGGACAGCGTCGTCGGCATCTATTCGCGCATGCGCCCCGACGCGGCCGCCGAACGCATGGAAAAGCTGGACGCCAGCCTCGCCGCCGCGATCCTGCTGAAGCTCAATCATCGCCAGGCCGGCATCATACTGAACGAGATGGACAGCCGGGCGGCGGCGCAGCTCACCAGCATCATCGCCGACGTCGCCAAATCCGAGGACCCCTCATGA
- the flgH gene encoding flagellar basal body L-ring protein FlgH, with translation MNRIAILGIACLTLGGCAGELRDIGRPPALSAVGSGLEPASATAYAYPEPPAAPVKRFSLWDDEQSQLFKDARALSVGDILTVFISINDKATLNNESDRSRTSKRTFGIGGGYDWDGVGSSGAADFDLNSKSDSTGSGATARSENIRLSVAAVVTEVLPNGNLIIRGSQEVRVNAELRILTIAGIVRPADIGAQNSIPYERIAEARISYGGRGRLTEVQQPAYGQQILDIISPF, from the coding sequence ATGAACCGCATCGCTATTCTCGGCATCGCCTGCCTGACTCTCGGGGGTTGTGCCGGAGAACTGCGCGACATCGGCCGCCCGCCGGCGCTTTCGGCCGTAGGGTCGGGGCTGGAACCGGCGTCGGCGACCGCCTACGCCTATCCGGAGCCGCCCGCGGCACCCGTCAAGCGCTTTTCGCTGTGGGACGACGAGCAGAGCCAGCTCTTCAAGGACGCCCGCGCCCTGTCGGTCGGCGACATCCTGACGGTCTTCATATCGATCAACGACAAGGCAACCCTCAACAACGAGTCCGACAGGTCGCGCACCTCGAAGCGCACCTTCGGCATCGGCGGCGGCTACGACTGGGACGGCGTCGGCTCCAGCGGGGCGGCCGATTTCGACCTGAACTCGAAGTCCGATTCCACCGGTTCCGGCGCCACCGCGCGATCGGAGAACATCCGGTTGTCGGTCGCCGCGGTGGTGACCGAGGTGCTGCCGAACGGCAACCTTATCATCCGCGGCTCGCAGGAGGTGCGGGTCAATGCCGAGCTCCGGATTCTCACCATCGCCGGCATCGTGCGTCCCGCCGACATCGGTGCGCAGAACTCCATACCCTACGAGCGCATTGCCGAAGCGCGCATATCCTATGGCGGCCGCGGACGTCTGACCGAAGTCCAGCAACCGGCCTACGGCCAGCAGATCCTCGACATCATCTCTCCGTTCTGA
- a CDS encoding flagellar basal body-associated FliL family protein: MSLDAAEAANQKKGPSMMVQAAVLVVLTLVAVGGGWFAGMNLRSGEPVEPEPIKIAVDPLPGEAAEGGDEGHGEESGGEAHEGEDGEIKLIPRLVPMEPITTNLAAPADIWVRMEISIVFSAPPPSDLVRTIHQDLLAYMRTVSLQQVQGASGFQHLKTDLEERAQIRSDGLATQLMIRTLLFE, encoded by the coding sequence ATGTCGCTCGACGCAGCCGAAGCCGCCAACCAGAAGAAGGGACCATCCATGATGGTCCAGGCAGCGGTTCTCGTCGTGCTGACGCTCGTGGCCGTCGGCGGCGGATGGTTCGCCGGCATGAACCTGCGGAGCGGCGAGCCGGTCGAACCCGAACCGATCAAGATCGCCGTGGACCCGCTACCCGGCGAAGCAGCCGAAGGCGGGGACGAGGGTCACGGCGAGGAGAGCGGCGGGGAAGCGCACGAAGGCGAGGACGGGGAGATCAAGCTCATCCCGCGGCTGGTGCCCATGGAGCCGATCACGACCAATCTCGCGGCACCGGCCGACATCTGGGTCCGCATGGAAATCTCGATCGTCTTTTCGGCGCCGCCGCCATCCGACCTGGTGCGCACCATCCATCAGGATCTGCTCGCCTACATGCGCACCGTCTCGCTCCAGCAGGTCCAGGGTGCCAGCGGCTTCCAGCATCTCAAGACCGACCTCGAGGAACGGGCGCAGATCCGCAGCGACGGCCTCGCGACCCAGCTCATGATCCGGACCCTTCTGTTCGAATGA
- the fliP gene encoding flagellar type III secretion system pore protein FliP (The bacterial flagellar biogenesis protein FliP forms a type III secretion system (T3SS)-type pore required for flagellar assembly.), whose protein sequence is MRKLLLAGGALLLLTGGALAQQLDLGQLTDGLQGQTVGTIIQLFALLTVLSIAPGLLIMVTSFTRFVIAFSILRAGIGLQTTPANLILISLALFMTFYVMAPTFDQAWNNGVRPLVNNEISEAEAFERISDPFRSFMLDNVRQEDFNLFADLARERGQTVVTGEAVDLRILVPAFMISEIRRGFEIGFLIVLPFLVIDLVVATVTMAMGMMMLPPTVISLPFKILFFVLIDGWNLLVGSLVRSFN, encoded by the coding sequence ATGAGAAAGCTCCTGCTCGCCGGCGGCGCACTGCTTCTCCTGACCGGCGGGGCGCTGGCGCAGCAGCTCGACCTCGGACAGCTGACCGACGGGCTGCAAGGCCAGACTGTCGGCACCATCATCCAGCTCTTCGCACTGCTGACGGTCCTGTCGATCGCGCCGGGCCTGCTCATCATGGTGACGAGCTTCACGCGCTTCGTCATCGCGTTCTCGATCCTGCGCGCGGGCATCGGCCTCCAGACCACGCCGGCGAACCTGATCCTGATCAGCCTCGCCCTCTTCATGACCTTCTACGTCATGGCTCCGACCTTCGACCAGGCCTGGAACAACGGCGTGAGGCCGCTGGTGAACAATGAGATCAGCGAAGCGGAAGCGTTCGAACGCATCTCCGATCCCTTCCGATCCTTCATGCTCGACAACGTGCGCCAGGAGGACTTCAACCTCTTCGCCGACCTCGCCCGCGAGCGCGGCCAGACGGTCGTCACCGGCGAGGCGGTCGACCTGCGGATCCTGGTGCCCGCCTTCATGATTTCGGAGATCAGGCGCGGCTTCGAGATCGGGTTCCTGATCGTCCTACCGTTCCTCGTGATCGATCTCGTCGTGGCGACCGTGACCATGGCGATGGGCATGATGATGCTGCCGCCCACGGTCATCTCCCTGCCGTTCAAGATCCTCTTCTTCGTCCTGATCGACGGATGGAATCTGCTCGTCGGCAGTCTGGTGCGGTCGTTCAACTGA
- a CDS encoding flagellin — MSSIMTNASAMTALKTLQSTNQQLETTQARISTGYRVSEASDNAAYWSIATTMRSDNKALSTVQDALGLGAAKVDTAYTGIKAAIEVVDEIKTKLVAAREPGVDRAKIQAEITALQGQLVSNAAASSFSGENWLSVDSSVADYNSTRSIVASFTRAGDGTVSVGTISIEVDSAKLFDANDQSGILDTVSTTTNGAVDYSVSDLDISALTNSDADLADLDEMISTVDTALASMTTAASDLGATKKRVDLQSTFVSNLMDTIDRGVGALVDADMNKESTRLQALQVQQQLGIQALTIANGNSQTILSLFRG; from the coding sequence ATGTCGAGTATCATGACCAACGCGTCGGCTATGACGGCGCTCAAGACCCTCCAGTCCACCAACCAGCAGCTCGAAACCACCCAGGCCCGCATTTCCACCGGCTACCGCGTTTCCGAAGCTTCCGACAATGCCGCCTACTGGTCGATCGCCACCACGATGCGTTCGGACAACAAGGCACTCTCCACCGTCCAGGACGCTCTCGGTCTCGGCGCCGCAAAGGTCGACACGGCCTATACCGGCATCAAGGCGGCGATCGAGGTCGTCGACGAGATCAAGACGAAACTCGTCGCCGCCCGCGAACCGGGCGTCGACCGCGCGAAGATCCAGGCGGAGATCACCGCTCTCCAGGGTCAGCTGGTCAGCAACGCGGCCGCTTCCAGCTTCTCCGGCGAGAACTGGCTCTCGGTCGATTCCAGCGTCGCCGACTACAACTCCACCCGCTCGATCGTCGCATCCTTCACCCGTGCCGGCGACGGCACGGTCTCGGTCGGGACGATCAGCATCGAGGTCGACAGCGCCAAGCTGTTCGACGCCAACGACCAGTCGGGCATCCTCGACACGGTATCCACCACCACCAACGGTGCCGTGGATTACTCGGTCTCCGACCTCGATATCTCCGCCCTGACCAACTCCGACGCGGATCTCGCCGACCTCGATGAGATGATCAGCACGGTCGACACTGCGCTGGCCTCCATGACCACCGCGGCGTCCGACCTGGGCGCCACCAAGAAGCGCGTGGATCTTCAGAGCACCTTCGTCTCCAACCTCATGGATACGATCGACCGCGGCGTGGGTGCGCTGGTCGATGCCGACATGAACAAGGAATCGACCCGCCTCCAGGCGCTTCAGGTTCAGCAGCAGCTTGGCATCCAGGCGCTGACGATCGCCAATGGCAACTCGCAGACCATCCTGTCGCTCTTCCGCGGGTAA
- a CDS encoding flagellin, translating to MSSIMTNASAMTALKTLQSTNKNLETTQARISTGYRVSEASDNAAYWSIATTMRSDNKALSTVKDALGLGAAKIDTAYTGTKAAIEVVDEIKSKLVAAREPGVDRAKIQSEITALQGQLTSNAAASSFSGENWLSVDSSAADYNATKSIVSSFTRAADSSVSIGTIAIDVSSVKLFDANDQSGILDAVSTTTNGAVDYSVSDLDISALTNSDADLADLDEMISTVDTALASMTTAASDLGAAKKRIDMQTEFTTNLMDTIDRGVGSLVDADMNKESTRLQALQVQQQLGIQALSIANGNSQTILSLFR from the coding sequence ATGTCGAGTATCATGACGAACGCGTCGGCTATGACCGCGCTCAAGACCCTCCAGTCCACCAACAAGAACCTCGAGACCACCCAGGCCCGCATCTCCACCGGCTACCGCGTTTCCGAAGCTTCCGACAACGCCGCCTACTGGTCGATCGCCACCACGATGCGTTCCGACAACAAGGCGCTTTCGACCGTCAAGGACGCGCTCGGACTGGGCGCCGCCAAGATCGACACCGCCTATACCGGTACCAAGGCCGCGATCGAAGTCGTCGACGAGATCAAGTCCAAGCTGGTCGCCGCTCGTGAGCCTGGTGTCGACCGGGCGAAGATCCAGTCGGAAATCACCGCTCTCCAGGGCCAGCTGACCAGCAACGCCGCTGCGTCGAGCTTCTCCGGCGAAAACTGGCTGTCGGTCGACTCCAGCGCCGCCGACTACAACGCCACGAAGTCGATCGTGTCGTCGTTCACCCGAGCCGCCGACAGCTCCGTCTCGATCGGTACGATTGCCATCGACGTCAGTTCCGTGAAGCTGTTCGACGCCAACGACCAGTCGGGCATCCTCGACGCCGTATCCACCACCACCAACGGCGCCGTCGACTACTCGGTCTCCGACCTCGACATCTCCGCCCTGACCAACTCCGACGCGGATCTCGCCGATCTCGACGAGATGATCAGCACGGTCGATACGGCTCTGGCCTCCATGACGACGGCCGCTTCGGACCTCGGTGCCGCCAAGAAGCGCATCGACATGCAGACGGAGTTCACCACCAACCTCATGGACACAATCGACCGTGGCGTGGGTTCGCTGGTCGATGCCGACATGAACAAGGAATCGACCCGCCTGCAGGCGCTCCAGGTGCAGCAGCAGCTGGGCATCCAGGCGCTGTCGATCGCCAACGGCAACTCGCAGACGATCCTGTCGCTCTTCCGCTAA
- the fliF gene encoding flagellar basal-body MS-ring/collar protein FliF — protein sequence MPDQFQKIIDNLAAFGPKRTAIGGGILAFVFAVVIGGAIFLNRPANETLYVGLDRSDVAKIGVVLGEAGLSYDVGADGTTVMVATGQTGRARMILAEKGLPSSSNAGYELFDNVGSLGLTSFMQEVTRVRALEGEIARTIQSISGVKSARVHIVMSQQANFRREEQQPTASVVIRSGGIDEIKTANAIRHMVAAAVPGLTSDNVTVLDTDGSLLASGDDPASSSLNRSMSIERTVESQVADNIYKALSPFLGRDNFRASVKAVVNTDSRQIEETIFDPDSKVERSIQTIRSNDNSNESGATAPTGVEQNLPDEAVAAAPGPTSNETSERREEITNYELNSKRIATTSNGYSISKLSIAVVVNRDQVTATLGENPTAEQIDARIAEIETVVSTAAGLDSERGDKVSVTALSFVEEMTADTIAEPGYLEMAGRYTGSMINALAFVIVVFLVTWFGLRPLTRALTKTESVEGPDFGDLQLPFDSPLNNMALPDPLAEMDGGGGMGGFAGMGGAPTESDVMEELKMRLRPAPQERLAHMVDINEERTAAILRKWVNAEAAAA from the coding sequence GTGCCTGACCAATTCCAGAAGATCATCGACAACCTCGCCGCGTTCGGTCCCAAGCGCACCGCGATCGGCGGCGGGATTCTCGCCTTCGTGTTCGCCGTCGTCATCGGCGGCGCGATCTTCCTCAACCGGCCGGCCAACGAGACGCTCTATGTCGGTCTCGACCGCAGCGACGTGGCCAAGATTGGCGTCGTCCTCGGCGAGGCGGGTCTCTCCTACGACGTCGGCGCGGACGGAACGACGGTGATGGTCGCCACCGGCCAGACCGGACGGGCGCGGATGATCCTGGCCGAGAAGGGGCTGCCGAGCAGCTCCAACGCCGGCTACGAACTCTTCGACAATGTCGGGTCCCTGGGTCTCACCTCCTTCATGCAGGAAGTCACGCGGGTGCGCGCGCTGGAAGGCGAAATCGCGCGCACCATTCAGTCGATCTCCGGCGTGAAGTCGGCCCGCGTGCACATCGTGATGTCGCAACAGGCGAATTTTCGCCGTGAGGAGCAGCAGCCCACCGCCTCCGTGGTCATCCGGTCCGGCGGCATCGACGAGATCAAGACGGCCAACGCGATCCGGCACATGGTCGCCGCGGCGGTTCCCGGGCTCACCTCCGACAACGTCACGGTCCTCGATACCGACGGTTCGCTGCTCGCCAGCGGCGACGACCCGGCGAGCAGTTCCCTCAACCGCTCGATGAGCATCGAACGGACGGTCGAGAGCCAGGTCGCCGACAACATCTACAAGGCCCTGTCGCCCTTCCTCGGCCGCGACAACTTCCGCGCCAGCGTGAAGGCGGTGGTGAACACCGACAGCCGCCAGATCGAGGAGACGATCTTCGATCCCGATTCCAAGGTCGAGCGTTCGATCCAGACGATCCGCTCGAACGACAATTCGAACGAGAGCGGTGCCACGGCGCCGACGGGCGTGGAGCAGAACCTGCCGGACGAGGCTGTCGCCGCCGCGCCGGGACCGACCTCGAACGAAACAAGCGAACGCCGCGAGGAAATCACCAACTACGAGCTGAACTCGAAGCGGATCGCCACCACCAGCAACGGCTACTCGATCTCCAAGCTCTCGATCGCGGTCGTGGTGAACCGCGACCAGGTGACGGCGACGCTGGGCGAGAACCCGACGGCCGAGCAGATCGACGCGCGGATAGCCGAGATCGAGACCGTGGTTTCGACGGCCGCCGGGCTGGACTCCGAACGCGGCGACAAGGTCTCGGTCACGGCACTCTCGTTCGTCGAGGAGATGACGGCCGACACCATTGCCGAGCCGGGCTACCTGGAGATGGCCGGCCGCTACACCGGCTCGATGATCAACGCCCTGGCGTTCGTCATCGTCGTGTTCCTCGTCACCTGGTTCGGGCTCCGCCCGCTGACCAGGGCGCTGACGAAGACGGAGAGCGTGGAGGGACCGGATTTCGGCGACCTGCAGCTTCCCTTCGATTCTCCGCTCAACAACATGGCGCTTCCCGACCCGCTTGCCGAAATGGACGGCGGCGGGGGCATGGGCGGCTTCGCCGGCATGGGCGGCGCACCCACCGAGAGCGACGTCATGGAAGAGCTCAAGATGCGCCTGCGCCCGGCGCCGCAGGAGCGCCTCGCACACATGGTGGACATCAACGAGGAGCGCACCGCCGCCATCCTGCGCAAGTGGGTTAACGCCGAGGCGGCCGCGGCCTGA